A genomic region of Christiangramia sp. OXR-203 contains the following coding sequences:
- a CDS encoding acyloxyacyl hydrolase, with product MKRILPALLMFFSLFIQAQEEKPEKYYSFDASYFYGSILEHNPDIAHLIDEHQEGFLLSVNRKTYGLEKWESRYNYPDFGYSFIYQNMKNQYLGENYSVYGHFSFYFLQRLLMFRIGQGIAYTTDPYDPDTNYQNNAYGTRFLSSTYLMGNIHKEKIVGGLGLNAGVTIIHYSNADMGSPNHSTNTFTFNVGVNYLLDHKEHPEYIPRGEEEKYTEPFHYNFAVRSGVNTSGVIGSPRLPFLTVSAYADKVLNHRSTLHGGAELFFSRSLEEFIRYQSIAFPQKGTSGDENAKRVGLFLGHKLTFNKMSLITHLGYYAYYPYDDYVDRVYNRMGLQRDFSKDWWASVTVRSHGANAEAVEFSIGYRL from the coding sequence ATGAAAAGAATTCTCCCCGCTCTCCTCATGTTTTTCAGCTTGTTCATACAGGCTCAGGAAGAAAAACCTGAAAAATATTATTCCTTCGATGCCAGTTATTTTTATGGAAGTATCCTCGAACATAACCCGGATATTGCACATTTGATCGATGAGCACCAGGAAGGTTTTTTACTGAGCGTGAACCGGAAAACCTACGGACTCGAAAAATGGGAAAGCAGGTATAATTATCCTGATTTTGGATATTCTTTTATCTATCAGAATATGAAAAATCAGTATCTCGGTGAGAATTATTCTGTTTACGGTCATTTTAGCTTCTATTTCCTACAGCGATTGTTGATGTTTCGAATAGGACAGGGGATTGCATATACTACAGATCCTTACGATCCTGATACCAATTATCAGAATAATGCCTACGGAACCCGCTTTTTGAGTTCTACCTATTTAATGGGAAATATTCACAAGGAAAAGATCGTGGGCGGATTGGGACTGAATGCCGGAGTGACCATTATACATTATTCCAATGCAGATATGGGTTCTCCAAATCATAGTACAAATACCTTCACTTTTAATGTAGGAGTAAATTACCTGCTGGACCATAAGGAGCATCCTGAATATATTCCAAGAGGTGAGGAAGAAAAATATACCGAACCTTTTCATTATAATTTCGCTGTTCGAAGTGGTGTGAACACTTCAGGAGTGATAGGTTCTCCGAGATTGCCATTTTTGACGGTTTCAGCGTATGCAGATAAAGTTCTGAATCATAGAAGTACGCTGCATGGAGGAGCAGAGCTTTTCTTTTCAAGATCCCTGGAAGAATTTATCAGGTATCAGTCGATTGCATTTCCACAGAAAGGAACTTCAGGCGATGAGAATGCTAAGCGAGTGGGATTATTTTTGGGTCACAAACTCACTTTTAATAAAATGTCCCTGATCACGCATCTAGGTTATTATGCATACTATCCCTATGATGATTATGTGGACAGAGTTTATAACCGAATGGGTTTGCAACGTGATTTTTCTAAAGACTGGTGGGCTTCGGTCACAGTTAGATCCCATGGAGCAAATGCTGAAGCAGTTGAATTTTCAATAGGTTACAGATTATGA
- the gldA gene encoding gliding motility-associated ABC transporter ATP-binding subunit GldA produces MSIQVNNISKSFGDQQALENISFEIGRGEIVGFLGPNGAGKSTLMKILTGYLSADSGEARINDFALDTQLADLQRSIGYLPEHNPLYTEMYVREYLQFHASIFSASKDRIEEVIKLTGLSPEANKKIEQLSKGYRQRVGLAAALLHDPEVLILDEPTTGLDPNQLVEIRSLISSIGKDGKDGKRGTTVFLSTHIMREVEAICDRVIIISNGKIVADKYLKDLRNEKEQVIFVEFDYRIEEVALQKIPGMISAKNTGGFTYELIFDSNKDMRPAVFDFAHDNGLKTLQLNQKTKNLETLFAELTQK; encoded by the coding sequence ATGTCTATACAAGTAAATAACATATCAAAAAGCTTCGGAGATCAGCAGGCGCTGGAAAATATAAGCTTCGAAATTGGCCGCGGTGAGATCGTTGGATTCCTTGGACCTAATGGTGCAGGAAAATCAACTTTAATGAAGATCCTTACCGGCTACCTTTCTGCAGATTCCGGCGAGGCCAGGATCAATGATTTCGCGCTGGATACTCAGCTGGCAGATCTTCAGCGAAGTATTGGGTATCTGCCAGAGCATAATCCTTTATATACTGAAATGTATGTTCGGGAGTACCTGCAGTTCCATGCATCAATATTTTCAGCTTCTAAAGACAGGATCGAAGAAGTCATTAAACTTACCGGGCTTTCTCCTGAAGCAAACAAAAAAATAGAACAGCTATCGAAAGGATACCGGCAACGTGTTGGTCTTGCGGCTGCGCTTTTGCATGATCCTGAGGTATTGATCCTGGATGAACCTACTACAGGTCTTGATCCAAATCAGCTAGTTGAAATAAGATCTTTAATTAGTTCTATTGGAAAAGATGGCAAGGATGGAAAGCGGGGAACAACCGTATTTCTTTCCACACATATTATGCGTGAGGTAGAAGCGATCTGTGACCGGGTCATCATTATAAGTAATGGAAAGATAGTTGCTGATAAGTATCTAAAAGATCTTAGAAATGAAAAAGAACAGGTGATTTTTGTCGAATTCGATTATAGAATTGAAGAAGTTGCGCTTCAAAAGATTCCTGGAATGATCTCTGCAAAAAATACCGGCGGCTTTACCTATGAGCTGATTTTTGATTCCAATAAAGACATGCGTCCAGCTGTTTTTGATTTCGCCCATGATAACGGACTCAAAACACTACAGCTAAATCAAAAGACGAAGAACCTGGAAACCCTGTTCGCTGAACTTACCCAAAAATAA
- a CDS encoding head GIN domain-containing protein — protein sequence MKKLIFLFFGIVLWSCDSEDANDCFQKAGAITSEEIVLESFDEILVYDKIKLFIEQGESQKVIVETGENLRNEVSAKVINGQLVLRNENDCNFVRDFNNTKVYVTVPDLTYLRHAGNLMIESVGTLRLNELWLVSENQDKDIEVYTNGDFKLDLKVKNFRITSDNYSHFFLSGSVENFDGFFAAGDSRLEARDLVVQHYDLLHRGTNKLIINPQQFLKADLFSYGDIISVNRPANVDVTEHFEGRLIFE from the coding sequence ATGAAAAAACTGATATTTTTATTCTTCGGAATAGTTCTCTGGAGTTGTGATTCTGAAGATGCCAATGATTGTTTTCAGAAAGCTGGCGCGATCACTTCCGAAGAAATAGTGCTTGAAAGCTTTGACGAGATCTTGGTGTATGATAAGATCAAATTGTTTATCGAACAGGGAGAATCGCAAAAAGTTATTGTTGAAACCGGTGAAAATCTTCGAAATGAGGTCTCGGCTAAAGTGATCAACGGTCAGTTGGTTTTAAGAAACGAGAACGATTGCAATTTTGTGCGTGATTTTAATAACACCAAAGTTTACGTCACTGTTCCCGATCTCACTTACTTGAGACATGCAGGAAATTTGATGATAGAAAGTGTAGGAACTTTGCGCCTGAATGAGCTTTGGCTGGTTTCAGAAAATCAGGATAAAGACATTGAGGTATATACCAATGGTGATTTTAAACTGGATCTTAAAGTGAAGAATTTCCGGATCACCAGCGATAATTATTCGCATTTCTTTCTTTCTGGAAGCGTGGAAAATTTTGACGGCTTCTTTGCAGCAGGAGATTCCAGGCTGGAAGCAAGAGATCTTGTCGTGCAGCATTACGACCTTCTACATCGCGGAACGAATAAATTGATCATTAATCCGCAACAATTTTTAAAAGCCGATCTTTTTAGTTACGGGGATATCATTTCGGTAAACAGGCCGGCAAATGTTGATGTGACCGAACACTTCGAAGGCAGATTGATTTTTGAATAG